Proteins from a single region of Fischerella sp. PCC 9605:
- a CDS encoding MFS transporter, whose amino-acid sequence MQVFILIWLGQIASLTGSGLTNFALGVWVYQHTGSVTQFALISLFATIPRVIISPLAGALVDRWQRRWVMIIADSGAGISTLLLFLLLGTNNLEIWHIYLITIASASFSAFQWPAYNAAIALIVPKAQLIRANGMMELGEALSHLISPVLAGVLLAKIQLQGIILIDFISFIFSLFILISIQFPNDKNNRTKKIAKSSLFKEIFYGFQYIFQRKGLLGLLIFSAITDLGLGVVQVLITPLVLSFASPTALGSIMSIGGVGMLIGSLVITLYKRGQSAINNVFMFQFLGGLSILFAGLRTSVKLSALAAFLFFFGWPIINSSTRLIFQKKVAPDVQGRVFAFIGGVTGISFPLAYLVAGPLADEVFEPLMSVNGLLAGSIGQIIGVGIGRGIALIFVLTGVMTIVITIVGYHYPPLRRVEQELPDVIVT is encoded by the coding sequence ATGCAAGTCTTTATACTTATATGGCTGGGACAAATAGCTTCTTTGACTGGTTCTGGACTTACTAATTTTGCTTTGGGTGTTTGGGTATATCAGCATACTGGTTCAGTGACTCAATTTGCTTTAATTTCTTTATTTGCAACCATCCCACGAGTGATTATTTCTCCTCTGGCTGGTGCTTTGGTAGACCGTTGGCAGCGTCGTTGGGTAATGATAATTGCCGATTCTGGTGCAGGAATAAGTACGCTCTTATTGTTTCTGTTGTTAGGTACTAATAATCTAGAAATTTGGCATATATATCTAATAACAATTGCTAGTGCTAGTTTTAGTGCTTTTCAATGGCCAGCTTACAATGCTGCTATAGCCTTAATAGTTCCCAAAGCACAGCTGATTCGTGCTAATGGGATGATGGAATTGGGAGAAGCTTTATCTCATCTAATTTCGCCTGTGCTAGCTGGCGTTTTGTTAGCTAAAATCCAGCTACAAGGAATTATTCTGATTGACTTTATCAGCTTTATTTTCTCTTTGTTTATCCTCATAAGCATTCAGTTCCCTAATGACAAAAATAATAGGACAAAGAAAATAGCTAAAAGTTCATTATTCAAGGAAATATTCTATGGTTTTCAATACATTTTTCAGAGGAAAGGATTATTAGGACTACTAATATTTTCTGCTATCACTGACTTAGGGTTGGGAGTAGTTCAAGTGTTAATCACACCCTTAGTATTGTCTTTTGCTTCACCAACTGCTTTAGGAAGCATTATGTCTATTGGTGGTGTTGGTATGTTAATTGGTAGTTTAGTTATAACTCTTTATAAAAGAGGGCAAAGTGCAATCAATAATGTATTTATGTTTCAGTTCTTAGGTGGGTTATCAATTTTATTTGCCGGTTTAAGAACTTCTGTGAAACTTTCCGCATTGGCGGCGTTTTTATTCTTTTTTGGCTGGCCGATAATTAACAGTTCTACTAGATTGATTTTTCAAAAGAAAGTCGCGCCTGATGTTCAAGGAAGAGTCTTTGCATTCATTGGAGGAGTTACCGGAATATCTTTTCCCTTGGCTTATTTAGTGGCTGGGCCGCTTGCAGATGAAGTGTTTGAACCATTAATGTCTGTTAATGGTTTACTAGCCGGAAGTATTGGACAAATAATTGGTGTTGGAATAGGACGAGGGATTGCACTAATATTTGTGCTAACGGGAGTAATGACGATAGTAATCACCATTGTTGGATATCATTATCCTCCTTTGAGAAGAGTTGAACAAGAATTACCTGATGTAATTGTCACTTAA
- a CDS encoding tyrosine-type recombinase/integrase, with translation MVNNPQFDNLPPIKLIPLNDEAVSVVQQQGRRSATKTSLPTDIRWVKVLEFLRSNNLAPNSRKLYERELKRFLGWTQLHYHELRPRHLGLYKEYLRDEVKTDSGKPLSKSSINAGAAALKSFFKWMCYTYPDIIATNPTLGIKLEKVPLPPAQSLTDEQMERVWSALELLGETKQRDTALVHILIHGLRAGEIVQLNVGSFDGKLLFLPNTKTNEPRLVPLRSESRDVLEAYLQSRSEQGEDLTSLSPLMISHHASYKGERLSYHGIYFAVEKIGELAGIEDLHPHQFRHTYATDLLLLGVDPSHARKLTGHQSEKAFRRYTLRSEQEAAIAAYYRAIGEEAE, from the coding sequence ATGGTAAACAACCCCCAGTTTGACAACCTACCTCCTATCAAGCTCATTCCCTTAAATGATGAAGCTGTATCGGTGGTGCAGCAACAAGGGAGGCGTAGCGCGACAAAAACATCTCTACCCACAGATATTCGGTGGGTAAAGGTACTGGAGTTTTTACGCAGCAATAACCTTGCACCTAACAGCCGGAAATTATACGAACGCGAACTCAAGCGATTCTTGGGATGGACACAGCTGCATTATCATGAGCTACGTCCGCGCCACCTTGGGTTATACAAGGAATATCTGCGTGATGAAGTAAAAACTGATTCAGGTAAACCCCTGTCAAAAAGTAGTATCAATGCTGGAGCTGCCGCACTCAAAAGCTTTTTCAAGTGGATGTGTTACACGTATCCAGATATAATTGCTACTAACCCCACACTAGGGATAAAGCTAGAAAAAGTACCACTACCACCTGCTCAAAGCTTAACTGATGAACAGATGGAGCGAGTGTGGTCAGCATTAGAATTGCTAGGAGAAACAAAGCAACGAGATACAGCACTCGTCCACATCCTCATTCACGGACTGCGTGCTGGAGAAATTGTACAGTTAAATGTAGGTTCATTTGATGGCAAGCTGCTGTTTTTACCCAATACCAAAACGAATGAACCACGCTTAGTGCCATTGCGCTCTGAAAGCCGCGACGTGTTAGAGGCGTATTTGCAATCGCGCTCCGAACAGGGAGAAGATTTAACCAGTCTCAGCCCATTAATGATTTCACACCATGCTTCATATAAGGGCGAACGCTTGAGTTACCACGGCATTTATTTTGCTGTGGAAAAAATCGGTGAACTAGCTGGTATTGAAGATTTACATCCCCACCAATTTCGGCATACCTACGCCACTGACTTATTGCTGTTGGGTGTTGACCCCAGCCATGCGCGGAAGCTGACGGGACACCAAAGCGAGAAAGCATTTCGACGGTATACACTACGTAGTGAACAAGAAGCGGCGATCGCTGCTTACTATCGTGCGATAGGGGAAGAAGCAGAGTAG
- a CDS encoding amino acid adenylation domain-containing protein yields MNKQNKNIESIYPLSPMQQGMLFHTLYAPESGVYVEQLSCTLKGNLQITAFERAWQQVVDRHSILRTLFVWEHGKQPLQVVCKSVNLPWIIHDWQKLSAIEQQEGLQALLERERKTGFALDKAPLMRCTLIKLQEDTYEFIWSHHHLLMDGWCLSIILKEVFAFYEAGIQGKNLHLSLPRPYKDYILWQQQQDYSQAEMFWRQRLKGFHAPTPLLGDKNTHPQHIQNHQHLQLSPSLTASLKSLAVTNHLTMNTILQGAWGLILSRYSGEQDVVFGTTVSGRPTALSGVESMVGLFINTLPVRVKISEEIELLLWLKGLQLQQVEQEEYSYTPLVDIQGWSEVPREMPLFESLVVFENYPLDASLKAQNSSIQVSNVRNFEQTNYPLILIAEPGEQLSIRISYDTSQFADDSIKRMLGHLQVLLESIAENPHQKLENLPLLTPAERHQLLVEWNNTQTEYPQEKCLHELFEAQVEKMPDAVAVVFRDQQITYRELNNRANQLAHHLQTLGVAPEVLVGICVNRSLEMMVGLLGILKAGGAYIPLDPTYPPERLAYMLADSQLPILLTQKQLLDKLPQHQAQTICLDENEENFVNYPQDNPNSAVKPDNLAYIIYTSGSTGKPKGTMIVHRGIVNYLSWCIKAYNVAVGEGSTVNSSIGFDATITSLFSPLIVGGKVVLLPEENEIEELKKSLCSGTRFSLVKITPAHLDILSHLLANEQVNIQVQAFIIGGEALSEKVASFWLQKAPSTKLINEYGPTETVVGCCIYEVEKQSFPGGNIPIGRPIANTELYILDNHLQPVPIGVMGELYIGGAGVARGYLNRPELTSERFINSPFNKSRLYKTGDLARYLPDGNIEYLGRIDHQVKIRGFRVELGEIESLIAQYPNVVSTTVIAREDKPGHKKLVAYIVPEKLQNFSDKKLYQFLQEKLPHYMVPSAFVQLDILPLTPNGKVDRKALSAPNSSEIYVSHDFVAPRNNIELQLAQIWEDILNIRPIGIKDNFFNLGGHSLLIVRLMAQIQQHFGINLPLATILQNPTVAQIANTLSQHTNSLANSALAAINRNGSNIPLFCVPGVGGNGLYFYNLAHHLGAEQPFYTFQAQGLDGKSKPHTSIEDIAAQYVQTMQTVQPQGPYILGGYSFGSNIAFEMTQQLKKQGHEVALLAVLDNFAPINSNKPKDFHLDEATRLKHIVRVVERLSGKKLEVDYEVWQKLNLEGQLNYLQEQFSEITTDQLRGLIQVFDANVQAGINYLPQAIYPIPIVLFQASEDDAEDTFIPADAAWGWNKLSSTRVEIQTVPGNHHSMLSKPHVQVLAQKLKACINQVQTVGVA; encoded by the coding sequence ATGAACAAGCAAAATAAAAATATCGAGTCGATTTATCCTCTTTCTCCGATGCAGCAGGGTATGTTATTTCACACTCTTTATGCACCCGAATCAGGGGTTTATGTTGAGCAGTTAAGCTGTACTTTGAAAGGAAACTTACAGATTACAGCGTTTGAGCGTGCTTGGCAACAAGTAGTAGATAGACATTCTATTTTACGTACTCTTTTTGTTTGGGAACATGGAAAACAACCTCTGCAAGTTGTGTGTAAGTCGGTTAACTTGCCTTGGATAATTCATGATTGGCAGAAGTTATCTGCTATTGAACAGCAGGAAGGTTTGCAGGCTTTGTTGGAGAGAGAACGTAAGACTGGTTTTGCATTAGATAAAGCACCGTTAATGCGTTGTACTCTGATTAAATTGCAGGAAGATACTTATGAATTTATTTGGAGTCATCATCATTTATTAATGGATGGTTGGTGTTTATCTATCATCCTCAAAGAAGTTTTCGCTTTTTACGAAGCTGGAATTCAAGGAAAAAATTTACACTTATCTCTACCACGTCCTTACAAAGACTACATCCTCTGGCAACAGCAGCAAGATTATTCTCAAGCAGAGATGTTCTGGCGGCAAAGACTCAAAGGTTTTCATGCTCCTACACCTTTACTAGGAGATAAAAACACCCATCCTCAACACATTCAAAATCATCAACATCTGCAATTATCTCCTTCCCTGACTGCCAGCCTTAAATCTTTGGCGGTGACAAATCATCTGACAATGAACACTATCTTACAAGGTGCTTGGGGGTTAATCTTAAGTCGTTACAGTGGGGAACAAGATGTAGTTTTTGGCACTACTGTTTCCGGTCGTCCCACTGCTTTATCGGGAGTAGAATCAATGGTGGGGCTGTTTATTAATACATTGCCAGTACGAGTCAAAATATCAGAGGAAATAGAGTTATTACTGTGGCTAAAAGGGCTACAACTGCAACAAGTAGAACAAGAGGAATATTCATATACTCCACTGGTTGATATTCAGGGATGGAGTGAAGTACCTCGTGAAATGCCCTTGTTTGAAAGTTTAGTTGTTTTTGAGAATTATCCATTAGATGCTTCGTTAAAAGCACAAAATAGCAGCATTCAAGTTAGCAATGTTCGTAACTTTGAGCAAACTAATTATCCTCTCATACTTATAGCTGAACCTGGAGAACAATTGTCTATACGGATTAGCTATGATACTAGCCAATTTGCAGATGATAGCATTAAACGAATGTTAGGACATCTGCAAGTTTTGCTGGAAAGCATTGCCGAAAATCCTCACCAAAAATTAGAGAACCTGCCATTACTCACACCAGCAGAACGGCATCAACTATTAGTAGAATGGAACAATACTCAAACTGAATATCCGCAAGAAAAATGTCTTCATGAATTGTTTGAGGCACAAGTAGAAAAAATGCCGGATGCAGTAGCTGTTGTATTTAGAGACCAACAGATAACTTACCGAGAATTAAACAATCGTGCCAACCAACTAGCACATCATTTACAAACATTAGGAGTTGCACCAGAAGTATTGGTAGGTATCTGTGTCAATCGTTCTCTGGAAATGATGGTAGGACTGTTAGGAATTCTCAAAGCTGGTGGTGCTTATATACCCTTAGATCCCACATATCCCCCAGAACGTTTGGCTTATATGTTGGCAGATTCACAATTACCAATACTGTTGACTCAAAAGCAACTATTAGACAAACTTCCACAACATCAAGCACAAACAATTTGTCTAGATGAAAATGAGGAAAATTTTGTTAATTACCCTCAAGATAATCCTAACAGCGCAGTCAAACCTGACAATTTAGCTTACATAATTTATACCTCTGGATCTACAGGCAAACCCAAAGGAACAATGATTGTCCATCGTGGCATAGTGAACTATTTAAGCTGGTGTATAAAAGCCTATAATGTTGCTGTAGGAGAAGGTTCTACTGTCAATTCTTCTATTGGTTTTGATGCCACTATTACCAGTTTATTTTCTCCTTTAATAGTGGGGGGTAAAGTGGTGCTTTTGCCAGAAGAAAATGAAATTGAAGAACTCAAAAAATCTTTGTGTTCTGGGACTAGATTCAGCCTAGTAAAAATTACTCCTGCTCATTTAGACATCCTCAGTCATTTATTAGCTAATGAACAAGTAAACATTCAAGTACAAGCATTTATTATTGGTGGTGAAGCCTTATCAGAAAAAGTAGCTTCTTTTTGGCTGCAAAAAGCACCGTCAACTAAATTAATTAACGAATACGGCCCCACAGAAACAGTAGTAGGATGCTGTATTTACGAAGTTGAAAAACAAAGCTTTCCAGGAGGAAATATCCCTATCGGTCGTCCCATTGCCAATACCGAGCTATATATTTTGGATAACCATTTACAACCAGTTCCGATTGGAGTTATGGGTGAGTTGTATATCGGTGGTGCTGGTGTCGCTAGAGGTTATCTCAATCGTCCCGAATTAACTTCAGAAAGATTTATTAACAGTCCATTTAATAAATCAAGATTATATAAAACAGGAGATTTAGCTCGTTACCTTCCGGATGGAAATATTGAATATCTTGGACGTATCGACCATCAGGTAAAAATTCGCGGATTTCGGGTCGAACTTGGAGAGATAGAATCCTTAATTGCTCAATATCCAAATGTTGTTTCTACAACAGTTATTGCTCGTGAAGATAAGCCGGGCCATAAAAAGTTAGTTGCCTATATTGTTCCTGAAAAATTACAAAATTTTTCTGATAAGAAATTATATCAATTTTTGCAAGAAAAATTACCGCATTACATGGTTCCATCTGCTTTTGTGCAGCTAGATATTCTACCTCTAACTCCTAATGGTAAAGTAGACCGTAAAGCATTATCCGCACCTAATAGTTCCGAGATTTATGTTTCTCATGATTTTGTTGCTCCGAGAAATAACATAGAGTTACAACTAGCACAAATTTGGGAAGATATTTTAAATATTCGACCTATCGGTATTAAAGATAACTTCTTTAATCTTGGTGGACATTCACTGTTAATAGTGCGGCTGATGGCTCAGATTCAGCAGCATTTTGGCATCAATTTACCTTTAGCAACAATTCTCCAAAATCCTACGGTTGCTCAAATAGCAAATACTCTTAGTCAACATACAAATTCTTTAGCAAATTCCGCATTAGCTGCTATTAACAGAAATGGCTCTAATATCCCTTTATTCTGTGTACCTGGAGTTGGTGGCAATGGTTTGTATTTCTACAATTTGGCACATCATTTAGGTGCAGAACAGCCTTTTTACACTTTCCAAGCACAAGGATTGGATGGTAAATCAAAACCTCACACCAGTATTGAAGATATAGCAGCCCAATATGTTCAAACAATGCAAACTGTACAACCTCAAGGACCTTATATTTTGGGAGGTTATTCGTTTGGCAGCAACATAGCTTTTGAAATGACTCAACAATTGAAAAAACAAGGTCATGAAGTTGCTTTACTTGCTGTTCTGGATAATTTTGCGCCAATTAATAGTAACAAACCCAAAGATTTTCATTTGGATGAAGCAACTAGACTCAAACATATAGTTCGTGTTGTGGAACGCCTATCTGGGAAAAAGTTAGAAGTTGATTATGAGGTTTGGCAAAAACTCAATTTGGAGGGACAATTAAATTACCTTCAGGAACAATTTAGCGAAATTACAACTGATCAACTTCGTGGTTTAATCCAAGTTTTCGATGCCAATGTCCAAGCTGGAATTAATTATCTCCCACAAGCGATTTATCCAATTCCGATTGTTTTGTTTCAAGCAAGTGAGGATGATGCTGAAGATACTTTTATTCCAGCAGATGCAGCCTGGGGTTGGAACAAACTTTCTTCTACACGGGTAGAAATTCAAACAGTTCCAGGAAATCATCACAGTATGCTCAGTAAACCTCACGTTCAAGTATTGGCTCAGAAGCTCAAAGCTTGCATCAATCAAGTTCAAACTGTGGGAGTAGCATAA